The Engystomops pustulosus chromosome 7, aEngPut4.maternal, whole genome shotgun sequence DNA window tgattaaaaaaaatacatttgcaccattttcctgtgggcttggattttatggctttcactatgcATCTAAGATGTTTACTTTATCCTTTGgattggtacgatcacggtgataccaaatttatataggttttataatgttttcatacatttcatttacaaaaattaaaacctcctgtacaaaaaaaaatctttatttttgccgtcttctggcaaaatacatacttcagtgtacagagctatgtatagtgtcttttttgcaagatgagatgatgtttttaatgctaccattttgaggactgcactGCGTTTCAATCACTTTATATTACATTGTTTATATGTTTTCCTTTACAAAGTTAAACGCCAGGAattaccattattatattttgatagttctgGGATTTATGAGATGCAGCTATACCTAacgtatttatgatttttacagtattTATAGGGTAAGGGGGAtgttttgaaattttaggtttttgtttgttttttttactttaaccctaggttgtctgattgatcttaccatatactgccgtatAGCAGTATAGCCatatagtatatggggattttactgataaTGCATTAACGAGTGATCAGATGCTATATAGCCTCGggtcctgatgacatcacagagagcAATTATCGATCATTAAAATGCCCAGCATGTCCCCActcatcaataaaatgcccagcatagCCCCCactataatgaaatgcccaggatTTCCCCCtttataatgaaatgcccagcatggccctctttataataaaatgcccagcatggccccTTTATAATGGggttaaaagggtttgcccatgaaagaaatttgtaaaatattaatcttctagtgatgtttacacaataaagataatttttaacccctttactttaaaattgtacacaattttattgcttttttagcttCTATAACTCAGTTATGGtgattgtaaaattccagagtgtgggcagggaatctctaagcagacactttatgacttttctgtgctatgaaatgctgtgtgctgacaatgtaattATATTAACAGGGTTTATTTACACATTTATTCAGTTTCTGAACATTctatagtatctgacacacagaaaaggagagacgagacagatcagagatgagagttgATGCGAACCACAAgatagatataaaacacaatggcagtctcagctctgctaactcacctttaACACACACAgaatcagctctgctatatgtctccctcctggataaagaccttatcttaccTTTAGCTAGTAGAACAAGTTTTTGCACACTGCTTGCTggtaggaagtgtctgtgtctgagctggtcttgtaatgcaggtggAAGGCGAAGAATGCAGAAAGCAATgcattgtgcagacaagagaagctattcatgagaaaattCAGACGATAGTCAGAAGGTTTCCAGTTGCATtcaggggcaactaaaattgtaaatgcctggactgacagagacagcttggaattatatctgtgaaatgctatatttttgttaaaaatagtgaataagttattttgttatcctgagtataattaagaatcttttctttgtgggaataacctttttttaaagaaatgctcAGCATggcccccttaaaaataataaacttatatacttgccATAAGCTctccccacagctcctcttcttctcatGGCTCCTCCTGGCAGTGCGGTCAGAGGTACGTCTGTGCACTCTGACCGTGTACACACTCACGTGCCAGGTGGCGACCCTGTTTCTTCCACTGTGACCGAGCCACTTAACCAACTGTAGTTTAAAGTGTTACTGCATAATAATTTACAAAATATGGTTCCATCGAAATGATGTGTACGCacattttttccactttttcttTTGATCCCTGGACTTGTCCAGTAACAGTTCCATGTGGAGTATTTTTAACCCATCCAACAACAGCAACATGTTTGGCTTGGTCTTCTGTATACTGCAAGTAAAGACAGACAGAATAAAATAGGCTATAAAAATActaatattaattataatatttatttatatattgccaACATATTCCTCAACTTGAAGAATAATTGGCACTTCCGATGTGATTATAGGGGTTAGGCACCGTTTCTTTTCAAAGCTTGCATAGAAATAAAATATGGAGGAAAATCTTATCTTAAAAATAACCAGAAAGAGCTTCAACAAATGGTAATATTTTCATAAGCTGTACTTGGTTTTGCAACTACAGGGGCCCCCAGATAAGAAGGCTGTCTGACAGTATATACATAtgggtgtgtaaatgtatggatgtgtatattctctatatgtgtgtatatgcggtTTCTGTTTGTATATCTAAggagtatattctgtatgtgtgtcttTAATCGGTACTGTACATTGGAGTTTGAGgagttaaagcgtaactgtaaagttatagtgatttcaccaaaattattatatgtgaattCCCATTTGAAAAAAACCCAGAATGATACCTACTTTGTCCTGCTTacctttttctttccaaagttatggcattttctgttctgaaagtgtttgacaaaaatctttctcaccaaagGCGAAGTGGGCGGAAACTTACGTCTGtttgtctatgccctcaagctgaggtcagttagcttgcccacagatcccatgatgccttgtgttctctctcaaagtaatttagcattaaattaattttgtttttcacaagtaaatccactgaacactgcacatacaggatgtatatgttggcagcttccatcacatggaggagcagggaacatataataagtggaagaaatccaagaacaccagttacatgaagtctatgcctgtgctgtgtgagcactaatggTTAATAGCCATAGCTGATACTGCTCAAGACAAGGTGGGGAAATTAGCAGCacaaggtgcagagagagacagagaaagttctgtagaatcacagactgggatggaggaactgatagggagcagaggagatcttgtacctcattaTTCTTTGTAGGAGACATCTTTATTCACTGTCTTGGACAAATCCAGCTCTGAAACATATGCTGTCACattacctcctcccctgtgagcagggaggagctgatcctcccctcccataAAACCTACTCAGAAACAAAATATGGATTTGCGGGGTTtatcagcgcatggagaggaagcagacattgcagcactgaggttatctatagcaaggaaactgctgcaggtaacaaatataataggcaaagttgtttaaaATGCCAAGAAAAAAAGCATTTACTgttaatctttaaccccttaacgccgaagccacttttcaccttcctgacatggaacattatttcaaatctgccctgtgtcactataagtggttatagctttggaacgctttaacaaatCCAAGtgtttttgaaatagttttctcgtgacactctGTGCTACACGTTAGTTGAGAAATTTTTGGTGgtatgtgtttatttatgaaaaaaaaacagatatttggtgaaaatttggaaaaagtctcgatttttgaaattgaaaattatctactttttccatacgtagtcataactgcatgataactaacattaactgaatgtctgctttatgtctccatggttttttatgcattctctaatttctgtaagatgttatggggttttgaactacgatttctcaaattttcataagTAACGGACTGGCTGTGCATTTAGTCGTGGAAGGATTCTCCGAGTACCAGGAGGTACATGAAAAATAAGGAGACAAAGAAGCGCTGGCCTCGTGTTATAACGCAAAACAAAATGATCAGTGGCTAGGTTGGAATAAACCTCACTTTAGGTTTTATTGAAGTTAAAAAGGCGACGCGTTTCGGCTCAGCACATGAGCCTTCATCAAAATTACCTTTTTAACCTCAATAAAAACCGCAGACTATATTGCCTTTGGTTATCGGGATTTGTTTTCCGTTTGAGTGCCGGACTCCCTCCTACGGTTATATTGAGTCTTTCCTatcaaattttcaaaaaaaacacaaaatcatggttttgcaggacctgcttagATTTGAAGTCAATTtatgaggcctaaataaaagtaaaaccccataaattaccccattatagaaactacaccccttaatgtatgtaaaacaactttcatcaagtttgttaaccctttaattattttacaataaaactaaatcggatacaattttgaaatatacatttttttggctaaatgaatgtgtttttcaaaaaatgtacaaattctcagtggataaaataccacaatgctctacaaagtttgatacccaatttctcctgagtgtaactGTCACGActgagagtctgtggaccctctggaccacagcgggaggtggtactagccgacctgggaccggagcctaagtggaagccagtgttcaccagagcccgccgcaaagcaggatggacttgctgcggcgagtaaccaccaggtcgttccacaggtgcgactagcccgcggtggctgccaaggtagtaacacaggagacagtctgtacccggagtgacagcaggagaatagcacaggaaggaaCACAGGACTCAAGTCAGGAATAGCAGGAGCTGGCACGGAGGTAtggaggaccacaggaacggactggcacacaggaacgcaggaccgcTGGAAcgcactggcacacaggaacacaggaccacaggaacggactggcacacaggaacgcaggaccactggAACGGACTgtcacacaggaacgcaggaccacaggaacggacaggcacacaggaacgcaggaccacaggaacggactggaacacaggaatggactggcacacaggaacgggctggcacacaggaatcacaggaacgcaggaatcacaggagctttctcttcaagcaagtttgaagatccggcaagaacaataggaaggggctggaatttaaatcagaccagcgccaattattggtgcgctggccctttaaatcttagcgagccggcgCATGCGCGCCCTAGGACGTGCGCGCCGAGCTGCGGAGGACGCCACTGGAGCCGGGGGAGGTGAGAGGAGCTGTGGACCGCACCctgaggagcacccgtgacagtaacaataccccatatgtggtggtaaactgctgtatgggcacacacccgggcattgaagggaagctgtgccattcagagcagattatgaattgtacctttttattggctatacaatctttatttttttggaaatatggacaaataagggcttattttttgcgacattagatATACTTTACAAACACTTAAGTGggtcattgatgagattttattaactcttaaatgtatgtaggaaaaaaattgtttcctttcttcttgtattttttggggccgttcaccgtaccataaaaataacatattatactTATTC harbors:
- the LOC140070873 gene encoding acylphosphatase-2-like isoform X1, encoding MASTGLWSFDYEIYGDVQGVFFRKYTEDQAKHVAVVGWVKNTPHGTVTGQVQGSKEKVEKIFSCLHNALLSAFFAFHLHYKTSSDTDTSYQQAVCKNLFY